One Corallococcus silvisoli DNA window includes the following coding sequences:
- a CDS encoding cytochrome C oxidase subunit IV family protein, with the protein MAIANESHQEEHNMQEHHGAGRYVVIWIALLVLTLVTVFTGRMHLPSFGLLLALVIASVKGTLVALYFMHLSEHRGANRLVFGVSIAFVVLLIGFTLMDFGTRFRLANPPGSQYSDLQAVDIGANKAEGRSGGHMDVKQKHETHE; encoded by the coding sequence ATGGCCATCGCCAACGAATCGCATCAGGAAGAGCACAACATGCAGGAGCACCACGGCGCCGGGCGCTACGTGGTCATCTGGATCGCCCTGCTGGTGCTCACGCTCGTCACGGTCTTCACCGGCCGCATGCACCTGCCCAGCTTCGGTCTGCTGCTGGCGCTCGTCATCGCCAGCGTGAAGGGCACGCTGGTGGCGCTGTACTTCATGCACCTGTCCGAGCACCGCGGCGCGAACCGCCTGGTGTTCGGGGTGTCCATCGCCTTCGTGGTGCTGCTCATCGGCTTCACGCTGATGGACTTCGGCACCCGCTTCCGTCTGGCCAACCCCCCGGGCTCGCAGTACAGCGACCTCCAGGCGGTGGACATCGGCGCGAACAAGGCCGAGGGCCGCTCCGGCGGGCACATGGACGTCAAGCAGAAGCATGAGACGCACGAGTAG
- a CDS encoding hydrolase, giving the protein MRFQPTEPFVPAPGLGGAHAQTIFASLARPTHVPPLRRERRELPDGDFVDLDTFDGPAGAPHVVVLHGLEGSSQAGYVTEVLRGAAKRGWGATAINFRSCSGEPNRLARAYHSGDTADTLLVMADVSRRLTGPMLAVGFSLGANVLCRLLEETGAQAPVAAAASISAPYDLDACCRKLDGGGGFHWLYRERFLRTLKHKARAKLQRFPDAFDGARMQAARTIRGYDDVVTAPLHGFRDAEHYYREASSGPRLADIRRPTLLLSSADDPMLEAPVIPPSARDNPSLSVVLTERGGHVGFVAGSVRRPYFWAEAQALAFFEQVLAG; this is encoded by the coding sequence GTGAGGTTCCAACCCACCGAACCGTTCGTCCCCGCGCCGGGCCTTGGCGGCGCGCACGCGCAGACCATCTTCGCCTCGCTCGCGCGGCCCACCCACGTGCCGCCCCTGCGCCGGGAGCGGCGCGAGCTGCCGGATGGGGACTTCGTCGACCTGGACACCTTCGACGGCCCGGCGGGCGCGCCACACGTGGTGGTGCTGCACGGCCTGGAGGGTTCGTCCCAGGCGGGCTACGTCACGGAGGTGCTGAGGGGCGCGGCGAAGCGGGGCTGGGGCGCCACCGCCATCAACTTCCGCTCGTGCAGCGGGGAGCCGAACCGGCTCGCGCGGGCGTACCACTCCGGGGACACGGCGGACACGCTGCTCGTGATGGCGGACGTGAGCAGGCGGCTCACCGGGCCGATGCTGGCGGTGGGGTTCTCGCTGGGCGCCAACGTGCTGTGCCGGCTGCTGGAGGAGACGGGAGCCCAGGCGCCCGTGGCCGCCGCCGCGTCCATCAGCGCGCCGTACGACCTGGACGCCTGCTGCCGGAAGCTGGACGGCGGCGGGGGCTTCCACTGGCTCTACCGTGAGCGGTTCCTGCGCACGCTCAAGCACAAGGCCCGCGCGAAGCTCCAGCGGTTCCCGGATGCGTTCGACGGAGCGCGCATGCAGGCGGCGCGCACCATCCGCGGCTATGACGACGTCGTCACCGCGCCGCTGCATGGCTTCCGGGATGCGGAGCACTACTACCGGGAGGCGTCCTCGGGGCCCCGGCTCGCGGACATCCGCCGGCCCACGCTGCTCCTGAGCTCCGCGGATGATCCGATGCTGGAGGCGCCGGTGATTCCGCCCTCCGCCCGGGACAACCCGTCCTTGAGCGTGGTGCTGACGGAGCGGGGCGGACACGTGGGCTTCGTCGCGGGCAGCGTGCGACGGCCGTACTTCTGGGCCGAGGCCCAGGCGCTCGCGTTCTTCGAGCAGGTGCTCGCCGGTTGA
- a CDS encoding SCO family protein: MPSHFHSPSARAAGLLAALALVLTSATPAFALPGGGKTPRAILEADSDLPPPVTGVDVLEHLGEPLPLETRFLDSNGDEVRLGTLLSKTRPTLLTLVYYECPMLCNLVINEQVRVMRELGLELGKDYEAVTVSIDPKDTPVQSAERRRKYLQSMGKPETAPWHFLTGTDENIHKLADAVGFKYTYEPSTKQYAHPAVVTVLTPEGSISRYLYGTSFDRKDVKLSLLEAAGGRVGTSVDRIVMSCFKYDTATRRYGFYIFGFIRLGSLAVFGALATMLIYFWRRELKKGATT, encoded by the coding sequence ATGCCGTCCCACTTCCACTCCCCCTCCGCCCGCGCCGCCGGGCTCCTGGCGGCGCTCGCGCTGGTGCTCACCAGCGCCACGCCCGCGTTCGCCCTGCCGGGTGGAGGCAAGACGCCCCGCGCCATCCTGGAGGCGGACTCCGACCTGCCCCCGCCGGTGACGGGCGTGGACGTGTTGGAGCACCTGGGGGAGCCGCTCCCCCTGGAGACGCGCTTCCTGGACTCGAATGGGGACGAGGTGCGGCTGGGGACGCTGCTGTCGAAGACGCGCCCCACCCTGCTCACGCTCGTGTACTACGAGTGCCCCATGCTCTGTAACCTGGTCATCAACGAGCAGGTCCGCGTGATGCGCGAGCTGGGCCTGGAGCTGGGCAAGGACTACGAGGCCGTCACCGTCAGCATCGACCCGAAGGACACCCCGGTGCAGAGCGCCGAACGGCGGCGCAAGTACCTCCAGTCCATGGGCAAGCCGGAGACGGCCCCCTGGCATTTCCTCACCGGCACCGACGAGAACATCCACAAGCTCGCCGATGCCGTGGGCTTCAAGTACACGTATGAGCCGAGCACGAAGCAGTACGCCCACCCCGCGGTGGTCACCGTGCTCACCCCGGAGGGGAGCATCTCCCGCTACCTCTACGGCACGTCGTTCGACCGCAAGGACGTGAAGCTTTCGCTGCTGGAAGCTGCGGGCGGTCGGGTCGGGACGAGCGTCGATCGCATCGTCATGTCCTGTTTCAAGTATGACACCGCCACGCGGCGGTACGGTTTCTACATCTTTGGTTTCATCCGCCTGGGCTCCCTGGCTGTCTTCGGCGCCCTGGCCACGATGCTGATCTATTTCTGGAGGCGCGAGCTGAAGAAAGGCGCGACTACATGA
- a CDS encoding DUF481 domain-containing protein, which yields MLPVALLLASSLQAQTPPAPPPPPAAAARAPAAAVPPPAPPMPPAPLPADAPAAERAAAAAERAALAAERSAEATARLAEAIERLAEVTARGPIAPSPEAAAAPAAAKPSTWDVSVGMSLISLTGNASTLTVSGLASALRKTDNWIYSVKAYGAYGRSRAPQLKGEVESASQVVALNAGVELRGDRRFTEQLSGYLLAGVDTDHVKSVEARPSGEAGASILWFDTKRDEKLGVRESVLRTDLAFRYAREMRFQYYPERMDLEDVDLGGPRFGALFRYGISKDITFQEEAEVLVSVITESRLLFSSQTQVMANLTDALALGVGFLVKSDTSPPPGKVSTDTALSFNLTVAL from the coding sequence ATGCTCCCCGTCGCACTGCTGCTCGCCTCGTCGCTGCAAGCCCAGACGCCGCCCGCACCGCCGCCGCCGCCCGCCGCCGCCGCCCGTGCTCCGGCCGCCGCCGTCCCTCCGCCCGCGCCCCCGATGCCGCCCGCCCCCCTCCCCGCGGATGCTCCCGCCGCGGAGCGCGCCGCCGCCGCCGCGGAGCGCGCCGCCCTCGCCGCGGAGCGCTCCGCCGAGGCCACCGCCCGGCTCGCGGAGGCCATCGAGCGCCTGGCCGAGGTGACGGCCCGTGGCCCCATCGCGCCGTCGCCCGAGGCCGCCGCCGCGCCCGCCGCCGCGAAGCCCAGCACCTGGGACGTCAGCGTGGGCATGAGCCTCATCTCCCTCACCGGCAACGCGTCCACGCTGACGGTGAGCGGGCTCGCGAGCGCGCTGCGCAAGACGGACAACTGGATCTACTCGGTGAAGGCCTACGGCGCGTACGGCCGCAGCCGCGCGCCGCAGCTGAAGGGCGAGGTCGAGTCCGCGTCGCAGGTGGTGGCCCTCAACGCCGGCGTCGAGCTGCGCGGCGACCGCCGCTTCACGGAGCAGCTCAGCGGCTACCTGCTGGCGGGCGTGGACACGGACCACGTCAAGAGCGTGGAGGCGCGGCCCTCCGGTGAAGCCGGCGCCAGCATCCTCTGGTTCGACACCAAGCGGGACGAGAAGCTGGGCGTGCGCGAGTCCGTGCTTCGCACCGACCTCGCCTTCCGCTACGCGCGCGAAATGCGCTTCCAGTACTACCCGGAGCGCATGGACCTGGAGGACGTGGACCTGGGCGGCCCGCGCTTCGGGGCCCTGTTCCGCTACGGCATCTCCAAGGACATCACCTTCCAGGAAGAGGCGGAGGTGCTCGTGAGCGTCATCACCGAGTCCCGCCTGCTCTTCAGCAGCCAGACGCAGGTGATGGCGAACCTCACCGACGCGCTGGCCCTGGGCGTGGGCTTCCTCGTGAAGTCGGACACCTCTCCGCCCCCGGGCAAGGTGTCCACCGACACGGCGCTCTCCTTCAACCTGACCGTCGCGCTGTAG
- a CDS encoding DUF3341 domain-containing protein has product MEAKVLDSWVLAEFATPEALVDATRQMREKGFLGMDTYSPYPLHGGSEALGLPPSRVPFIALGGGLTGMVTALTMQTWMNTIDYPLNIGGRPLLSLPAWVPITFELSVLFAAFGIFFGLLGLSRLPQPYHPAFEAEAFRSASTHGYWLSVPHPTGQDATDTTNQLKALGATQVTVVSGENE; this is encoded by the coding sequence ATGGAAGCCAAGGTCCTCGATTCCTGGGTGCTGGCCGAGTTCGCCACGCCGGAAGCCCTCGTGGATGCCACCCGGCAGATGCGAGAGAAGGGCTTCCTGGGCATGGACACCTACTCCCCCTACCCGCTGCACGGCGGGTCGGAGGCGCTGGGTCTGCCGCCCTCGCGCGTGCCCTTCATCGCCCTGGGCGGCGGTCTCACCGGCATGGTGACCGCCCTCACGATGCAGACGTGGATGAACACCATCGACTACCCGCTCAACATCGGCGGTCGTCCGCTCCTGAGCCTCCCGGCGTGGGTGCCCATCACGTTCGAGCTGAGCGTGCTGTTCGCCGCGTTCGGCATCTTCTTCGGCCTGCTGGGCCTCAGCCGGCTGCCCCAGCCCTACCACCCCGCCTTCGAGGCGGAGGCCTTCCGCAGCGCGTCCACGCACGGCTACTGGCTGAGCGTGCCCCACCCCACGGGGCAGGACGCGACGGACACCACGAACCAGTTGAAGGCCCTGGGCGCCACCCAGGTGACCGTCGTCTCGGGAGAGAACGAATGA
- a CDS encoding cytochrome c oxidase subunit I translates to MTPSSSIAAPGAAPGHEATDDHGHHPSYLTDGTTVKSWLLTVDHKRIGIMYMIWVLLFFLVGGIFALLIRIELLTPGPTIMDAMTYNRVFTLHGIVMIFLFMIPAIPSIFGNFLLPLMLGAKDVAFPRLNLLSLYVYLAGAGFALWGMLNGGLDTGWTFYTPYSAHTTTTVAPVLFGAFIIGFSSILTGMNFIVTTHTMRAPGITWFKMPLMVWALYATSCIQVLATPVIGLLTLLVAAENLFSLGMFDVARGGDPVLFQHLFWFYSHPAVYIMVLPAFGVMSEIVSAFSRKNIFGYRAVAYSSLGIAFVGFFAWGHHMFVSGQSTFNAGVFGVLTMLVGVFTAIKVFNWVGTVYKGAVEFSTPFAYFCGFLFFTVFGGMTGIAVGTVSLDVPWHDTYFVVAHFHFIMVGATIMAFLAALHYWFPKMFGKMYHEGWGLVSAALIILGFNATFIPQFLVGNAGMPRRYYEYPERFQALNVASTAGASLLAFGFIIIAVYLTYALIYGERVDNPWHSKGYEWLTMSPPPTHNFIGPQPTYPEEPHFYVDPKKAEGEVSDV, encoded by the coding sequence ATGACCCCATCCAGTAGCATCGCCGCGCCGGGGGCCGCCCCCGGCCATGAGGCGACCGACGACCACGGCCACCACCCGAGCTACCTGACGGACGGCACCACGGTGAAGTCGTGGCTGCTGACGGTGGACCACAAGCGCATCGGCATCATGTACATGATCTGGGTGCTGCTGTTCTTCCTGGTGGGCGGCATCTTCGCGCTGCTCATCCGGATCGAGCTGCTCACGCCCGGCCCGACCATCATGGACGCGATGACGTACAACCGCGTCTTCACGCTGCATGGCATCGTCATGATCTTCTTGTTCATGATCCCTGCCATCCCCTCCATCTTCGGCAACTTCCTGCTGCCGCTGATGCTGGGCGCCAAGGACGTGGCGTTCCCCCGGCTGAACCTGCTGTCGCTCTACGTGTACCTGGCGGGCGCGGGCTTCGCGCTCTGGGGCATGCTCAACGGCGGCCTGGACACCGGCTGGACGTTCTACACGCCGTACAGCGCGCACACGACGACCACGGTCGCGCCGGTGCTCTTCGGCGCGTTCATCATCGGGTTCAGCTCCATCCTCACGGGCATGAACTTCATCGTCACCACGCACACCATGCGGGCGCCGGGCATCACCTGGTTCAAGATGCCGCTGATGGTCTGGGCGCTCTACGCGACCAGCTGCATCCAGGTGCTGGCGACGCCGGTGATTGGCCTGCTGACGCTGCTGGTGGCGGCGGAGAACCTGTTCAGCCTGGGCATGTTCGACGTGGCCCGCGGCGGCGACCCGGTGCTCTTCCAGCACCTGTTCTGGTTCTACAGCCACCCGGCCGTGTACATCATGGTGCTGCCGGCGTTCGGCGTGATGAGCGAGATCGTCTCCGCGTTCAGCCGCAAGAACATCTTCGGCTACCGCGCGGTGGCGTACTCCTCCCTGGGCATCGCGTTCGTGGGCTTCTTCGCCTGGGGCCACCACATGTTCGTGTCCGGCCAGTCCACCTTCAACGCCGGCGTGTTCGGCGTGCTGACGATGCTGGTGGGCGTGTTCACCGCCATCAAGGTCTTCAACTGGGTGGGCACCGTCTACAAGGGCGCGGTGGAGTTCAGCACCCCGTTCGCCTACTTCTGCGGCTTCCTGTTCTTCACCGTGTTCGGCGGCATGACGGGCATCGCGGTGGGCACGGTGTCGCTGGACGTGCCGTGGCACGACACGTACTTCGTCGTGGCGCACTTCCACTTCATCATGGTGGGCGCGACGATCATGGCCTTCCTGGCCGCGCTCCACTACTGGTTCCCGAAGATGTTCGGGAAGATGTACCACGAGGGGTGGGGCCTGGTTTCCGCGGCCCTCATCATCCTGGGCTTCAACGCGACGTTCATCCCCCAGTTCCTCGTGGGCAACGCGGGCATGCCGCGCCGCTACTACGAGTACCCGGAGCGCTTCCAGGCGCTGAACGTGGCGTCCACGGCGGGCGCGTCGCTGCTCGCGTTCGGGTTCATCATCATCGCGGTGTACCTGACGTACGCGCTCATCTACGGCGAGCGCGTGGACAACCCGTGGCACAGCAAGGGCTACGAGTGGCTGACCATGTCCCCTCCGCCCACGCACAACTTCATTGGCCCGCAGCCGACGTATCCCGAGGAGCCGCACTTCTACGTGGATCCGAAGAAGGCCGAGGGCGAGGTGTCGGATGTCTAG
- the coxB gene encoding cytochrome c oxidase subunit II, giving the protein MSDLANQFLFLPERASTFAERVDFLHYFVVGTTMVMSAGVGLAALFMFFRYRRREAHQTTEYVVPDLKTEFLFVSVPLVFFLAWFAIGFRDFTWYTTPPKDSMDVYVMGKQWMWKFSYPEGPNGVNVLHVPANRPVRLLITSRDVIHSFYVPSFRIKMDALPGRYTQAWFEATKPGTYQVLCTEYCGLSHSKMLAEVVVLAPEDYENWLKEQQRGRLQDRQDALADTSLVPPVARMAEQGQKLVGTQGCLKCHSVDGSKHIGPTFLGLYERTERLDDGQEIRVDEAYITQSMMDPGAHIVAGYQNVMPTYQGKLQGPESAAIVEYIKTLRTPNVRESASEGPAYDPIQ; this is encoded by the coding sequence ATGAGCGACCTGGCCAACCAATTCCTGTTCCTCCCGGAGCGCGCGTCCACGTTCGCGGAACGGGTCGACTTCCTGCACTACTTCGTCGTCGGCACGACGATGGTGATGTCCGCGGGCGTCGGTCTCGCGGCGCTCTTCATGTTCTTCCGCTACCGTCGGCGGGAGGCCCACCAGACGACGGAATACGTCGTGCCGGACCTGAAGACGGAGTTCCTCTTCGTCTCCGTCCCGCTGGTGTTCTTCCTGGCGTGGTTCGCCATCGGGTTCCGGGACTTCACCTGGTACACCACTCCGCCCAAGGACTCGATGGATGTCTACGTCATGGGCAAGCAGTGGATGTGGAAGTTCTCCTACCCGGAGGGCCCCAACGGCGTGAACGTGCTGCACGTGCCGGCGAACCGCCCGGTGCGCCTGCTCATCACGTCCCGCGACGTCATCCACTCCTTCTACGTCCCGTCCTTCCGCATCAAGATGGACGCGCTGCCGGGCCGCTACACGCAGGCCTGGTTCGAGGCGACGAAGCCCGGCACGTACCAGGTGCTCTGCACCGAGTACTGCGGCCTGTCGCACTCGAAGATGCTGGCGGAGGTCGTCGTGCTCGCGCCGGAGGACTACGAGAACTGGCTGAAGGAGCAGCAGCGCGGCCGCCTGCAGGACCGGCAGGACGCGCTGGCGGACACCTCGCTGGTGCCGCCCGTCGCCCGCATGGCCGAGCAGGGCCAGAAGCTGGTGGGCACGCAGGGCTGCCTCAAGTGCCACTCGGTGGACGGCTCGAAGCACATCGGCCCCACCTTCCTGGGCCTCTACGAGCGCACGGAGCGGCTCGATGACGGCCAGGAGATCCGCGTGGACGAGGCCTACATCACGCAGTCGATGATGGACCCGGGCGCGCACATCGTCGCCGGCTACCAGAACGTGATGCCGACCTACCAGGGCAAGCTCCAGGGCCCTGAGTCCGCCGCCATCGTCGAGTACATCAAGACGCTGCGCACTCCGAACGTGCGCGAGAGCGCTTCCGAGGGACCCGCCTATGACCCCATCCAGTAG
- a CDS encoding YkgJ family cysteine cluster protein has protein sequence MECTCCGACCVAPDIAALDKPLGLRCPHLGADNLCTVYERRPQVCRDYAADEVCRRIEAPTLEERVHNYLALFQLTGEAEAVRKSGCASMRMARTLGARK, from the coding sequence ATGGAGTGCACCTGCTGTGGCGCCTGCTGCGTGGCGCCAGACATCGCCGCGCTGGACAAGCCCCTGGGGCTGAGGTGCCCGCACCTGGGCGCGGACAACCTCTGCACGGTCTACGAGCGGAGGCCGCAGGTGTGCCGGGACTACGCGGCGGACGAGGTGTGCCGCCGCATCGAGGCCCCCACGCTGGAGGAGCGCGTGCACAACTACCTGGCGCTGTTCCAGCTCACCGGGGAGGCGGAGGCCGTGCGGAAGTCCGGCTGCGCCTCCATGCGGATGGCGCGGACCCTGGGAGCACGCAAGTGA
- a CDS encoding cytochrome c oxidase subunit 3 family protein: protein MSSAHVTPGSLPGPKLAAHFASLDVQKHAARLGMWLFLATEILLFAGLFACYASYRFLFPEAWAASSRSLDLTMGTINTVVLITSSFTAAMAVHYAKEGKNKMVGHMFVLTLLMALGFLVIKFFEYKHKFHIGTLPGRYYFYEGIQLPGAPLYFTVYFASTALHALHVVIGMTVLAFGTVRAYRVGDFNANNYTQIELGSMYWHLVDLVWIFLFPMLYLV, encoded by the coding sequence ATGTCTAGCGCGCACGTGACGCCGGGCTCGCTGCCCGGTCCCAAGCTGGCCGCCCACTTCGCGTCGCTGGATGTCCAGAAGCACGCGGCGCGGTTGGGCATGTGGCTGTTCCTCGCCACGGAAATCCTGCTCTTCGCGGGTCTGTTCGCCTGCTACGCCTCCTACCGCTTCCTGTTCCCGGAAGCGTGGGCGGCGTCCAGCCGGAGCCTGGACCTGACGATGGGCACCATCAACACGGTGGTGCTCATCACCTCCTCGTTCACCGCCGCCATGGCGGTGCACTACGCCAAGGAGGGGAAGAACAAGATGGTGGGGCACATGTTCGTGCTCACGCTCCTGATGGCGCTGGGGTTCCTCGTCATCAAGTTCTTCGAGTACAAGCACAAGTTCCACATCGGGACGCTGCCGGGCCGGTACTACTTCTACGAAGGCATCCAGCTGCCGGGCGCGCCGCTGTACTTCACGGTGTACTTCGCCTCCACCGCGCTGCACGCGCTGCACGTCGTCATCGGCATGACGGTGCTCGCGTTCGGCACGGTGCGCGCGTACCGCGTCGGGGACTTCAACGCGAACAACTACACGCAGATCGAGCTGGGCTCCATGTACTGGCACCTGGTCGACCTGGTGTGGATCTTCCTCTTCCCGATGCTGTACCTGGTCTGA
- the nrfD gene encoding NrfD/PsrC family molybdoenzyme membrane anchor subunit, whose translation MAETAHALPLDPLEPRDLVAPHHDDKSLNETLLDHVWRKPGKGWFMLLGITSAALGLLVVGVTYTLARGIGVWGNNQPVGWAFDIINFVWWVGIGHAGTLISAILLLFQQKWRTSINRFAEAMTLFAVMCAGLFPLLHTGRPWFAFWLFPYPSTLGAWPQFRSPLVWDVFAISTYLTVSALFWFVGLIPDLAALRDSSKTKLQRTIYGLFALGWRGSGRHWHNYKIAYLLLAGLSTPLVVSVHTIVSFDFAVSQLPGWHATIFPPYFVAGAVFSGFAMVITLIVPARKYLGLRDVITDRHLENMNKVILATGLIVSYGYMMEHFIAWYSQNQYELWTFYVNRATGPYAGVYWLMITCNVVTPNIFWFKKCRTSIPIMWVASIAVNIGMWCERFIIIVTSLSQDFLPSSWDLYRPTWVDWSIYIGTLGLFGTLFLLFLKFVPAVAVSEVKELQLELKHAAHAAHGNGHHGSDAAATHGAH comes from the coding sequence ATGGCCGAGACCGCTCACGCACTCCCGCTCGACCCGCTCGAGCCCCGGGACCTCGTCGCGCCGCACCACGACGACAAGTCCCTCAATGAAACGCTGCTGGACCATGTCTGGCGCAAGCCCGGCAAGGGCTGGTTCATGCTGCTGGGCATCACGTCCGCGGCGCTGGGCCTGCTCGTCGTCGGCGTGACCTACACCCTGGCGCGCGGCATCGGCGTGTGGGGCAACAACCAGCCGGTCGGCTGGGCGTTCGACATCATCAACTTCGTCTGGTGGGTCGGTATCGGCCACGCCGGCACGCTCATCTCCGCCATCCTCCTGCTCTTCCAGCAGAAGTGGCGCACGAGCATCAACCGCTTCGCGGAAGCCATGACGCTGTTCGCGGTCATGTGCGCGGGCCTCTTCCCGCTGCTCCACACGGGCCGTCCCTGGTTCGCCTTCTGGCTGTTCCCCTACCCCAGCACCCTGGGCGCGTGGCCGCAGTTCCGCTCGCCGCTGGTGTGGGACGTGTTCGCCATCTCGACGTACCTCACGGTGTCCGCGCTCTTCTGGTTCGTGGGCCTCATCCCGGACCTGGCCGCCCTGCGGGATTCGTCCAAGACGAAGCTCCAGCGCACCATCTACGGCCTGTTCGCCCTGGGCTGGCGCGGCTCCGGCCGCCACTGGCACAACTATAAGATCGCCTACCTGCTGCTCGCCGGCCTTTCGACGCCGCTCGTGGTGTCCGTGCACACCATCGTGTCGTTCGACTTCGCCGTGTCGCAGCTGCCCGGCTGGCACGCGACCATCTTCCCGCCCTACTTCGTGGCCGGCGCCGTGTTCAGCGGCTTCGCGATGGTCATCACGCTCATCGTGCCCGCCCGCAAGTACCTGGGCCTCCGGGACGTCATCACCGACCGCCACCTGGAGAACATGAACAAGGTCATCCTCGCGACGGGCCTCATCGTGTCCTACGGGTACATGATGGAGCACTTCATCGCCTGGTACTCCCAGAACCAGTACGAGCTCTGGACGTTCTATGTGAACCGCGCCACGGGCCCCTACGCTGGCGTGTACTGGCTGATGATCACCTGCAACGTGGTGACGCCGAACATCTTCTGGTTCAAGAAGTGCCGCACCAGCATCCCCATCATGTGGGTGGCCTCCATCGCCGTGAACATCGGCATGTGGTGCGAGCGCTTCATCATCATCGTCACGTCGCTCTCCCAGGACTTCCTGCCCTCGTCGTGGGACCTCTACCGCCCGACCTGGGTGGACTGGTCCATCTACATCGGCACGCTGGGCCTGTTCGGCACCCTGTTCCTCCTGTTCCTCAAGTTCGTTCCCGCCGTCGCGGTGAGCGAGGTGAAGGAGCTCCAGTTGGAGCTCAAGCACGCCGCCCACGCCGCCCATGGCAACGGACACCACGGCTCGGACGCCGCGGCCACCCACGGAGCGCACTAG
- a CDS encoding GNAT family N-acetyltransferase, whose product MSLVLATDAQKAQRDAVTHAAWGSPLSVPQYQEREARLRAHAWSREGMNTWLWLADDGRVLASCETFHTDSFLRSANGQLTPGDSYAIASVFTEDHLRGRGHATRLMDAVAAELERVAPRPHSVVLFSDVGAPLYRRSGYLEVPAWDWHLDASAAPASRPVEGGIQETDVASALARMRQPDAPFFLWPSAAQVDWHLERERIYAELLARPRPRTCGAVVGDSTALWTMMARYGELVVLMLDARDASAAEALLTEARRVAHEAGLKRVVWWEEAATAPLLASVPGAVRVQRDGSLPMLRSLRAGLPAAPEVPFPRALWV is encoded by the coding sequence ATGTCCCTCGTCCTCGCCACCGACGCGCAGAAGGCGCAGCGCGACGCCGTCACCCATGCCGCGTGGGGCTCGCCCCTCAGCGTGCCGCAGTATCAGGAGCGCGAGGCGCGGCTGCGCGCGCACGCGTGGAGCCGCGAGGGCATGAACACGTGGCTGTGGCTCGCGGACGACGGCCGGGTGCTGGCGTCCTGCGAGACCTTCCACACCGACAGCTTCCTCCGGAGCGCGAACGGACAGCTGACGCCAGGGGACAGCTACGCCATCGCCAGCGTCTTCACGGAGGACCACCTGCGCGGCCGGGGGCATGCCACGCGGTTGATGGACGCCGTCGCCGCGGAGCTGGAGCGCGTGGCGCCGCGTCCGCATTCGGTGGTCCTCTTCTCCGATGTCGGGGCACCGCTGTATCGCCGGTCGGGATACCTCGAGGTGCCCGCGTGGGACTGGCACCTGGACGCCTCGGCGGCGCCGGCGAGCCGACCGGTGGAGGGCGGGATTCAAGAGACGGACGTCGCCTCGGCGCTCGCGCGGATGCGCCAGCCCGACGCGCCCTTCTTCCTGTGGCCCAGCGCCGCGCAGGTGGACTGGCACCTGGAGCGAGAGCGCATCTACGCGGAGCTGCTGGCGCGGCCGCGGCCCCGCACGTGCGGCGCGGTGGTGGGGGACTCCACCGCGCTCTGGACGATGATGGCGCGCTACGGCGAGCTGGTGGTGTTGATGCTGGATGCGCGCGACGCCTCCGCCGCGGAGGCGCTGCTCACGGAGGCGCGCCGCGTGGCGCACGAGGCGGGACTCAAGCGCGTGGTGTGGTGGGAGGAGGCCGCGACGGCGCCCCTGCTCGCGAGCGTGCCCGGTGCCGTGCGCGTGCAGCGGGATGGCTCGCTGCCCATGCTGCGTTCCCTGCGCGCGGGCCTGCCCGCCGCCCCCGAGGTCCCCTTCCCTCGCGCCCTCTGGGTGTGA
- a CDS encoding c-type cytochrome: MRWLIPAAGLAALTGCNVSSEFLQRMETQPKYEYYETSEFWADGRAMRVPPAGTVPRERPVGNPGISTGRSNGVAVTAIPLTVDKPLLALGQKKYNIVCSQCHGVLGDGNSVVAENMALRLPPSLLELADKPAGHFYTAINEGYGIMPSFSGELDTRERWAVVAYVRALQAARSTAGAQPVPQENR; the protein is encoded by the coding sequence ATGAGGTGGCTCATCCCCGCCGCGGGGCTCGCCGCGCTCACGGGCTGCAACGTCAGCTCGGAGTTTCTCCAGCGCATGGAGACGCAGCCCAAGTACGAGTACTACGAGACGTCCGAGTTCTGGGCGGACGGCCGCGCCATGCGCGTGCCCCCGGCCGGGACCGTCCCGCGCGAGCGCCCGGTGGGCAACCCCGGCATCAGCACGGGCCGCAGCAACGGCGTCGCCGTCACGGCCATCCCCCTGACGGTGGACAAGCCGCTGCTCGCCCTGGGCCAGAAGAAGTACAACATCGTCTGCTCGCAGTGCCACGGCGTGCTCGGAGACGGCAACAGCGTCGTCGCGGAGAACATGGCGCTGCGCCTGCCGCCGTCCCTGCTGGAGCTCGCGGACAAGCCGGCCGGCCACTTCTACACCGCCATCAACGAAGGCTACGGCATCATGCCGTCCTTCTCGGGTGAGCTCGACACGCGTGAGCGCTGGGCCGTCGTCGCCTACGTGCGCGCGCTGCAGGCCGCCCGCAGCACCGCCGGGGCGCAGCCCGTCCCGCAGGAGAACCGATGA